A genomic segment from Deinococcus humi encodes:
- the metH gene encoding methionine synthase, with translation MDRDIRAAARERILVLDGAWGTMLQRANLNEADFRFDGADPLQMYRGNFDLLQLTRPDVIRDVHRAYFEAGADIASTNTFNSTTISQADYGTEALARAMNEVGARLAREVADEFEAADGRPRWVAGAIGPTNRTATLSPDVERPEFRNVTFDDLVEAYAAAAEGLIAGGADLLLLETVFDTLNAKAALFACEEAFARTGKTLPVMLSGTITDASGRTLSGQTPEAFAISTAHANLFSLGLNCALGADLLRPHLRSIAANTETLVSVHPNAGLPNAFGEYDETPEHTASILADFAREGLVNIVGGCCGTTPEHIRAIANEVANISPRSAPKLTPHLRLSGLEALTVTPELNFINVGERTNVTGSPRFSKAILAGDFETGLKIARQQVENGAQIVDINFDEGMLDGEAAMVKFLNLLAGEPDISRVPLMLDSSKWEILEAGLKRVQGKCVVNSISLKDGEARFLERARLLRRYGAAAVVMAFDEQGQADNLERRKEITSRAYRLLTEQADFPPHDIIFDPNVLTVATGIEEHDRYALDFIEATRWIKANLPGALVSGGISNVSFSFRGNNHVREAMHSVFLYHAIRAGLDMGIVNAGMLAVYEDIEPGLREAVEDVILVRTPASGELSATENLLALAESYKGVKREAAAQSEWRERPVAERLKHALISGMTDFVVEDAEEAYRELGSPLKVIEGPLMDGMNVVGDLFGAGKMFLPQVVKSARVMKRAVAHLTPYMEAEKQEAGGKGKVLLATVKGDVHDIGKNIVGVVLACNGYQVTDLGVMVPTEKILDEAARLGVDVIGLSGLITPSLDEMVGVAREMTRRGGTLPLLIGGATTSRAHTAVKIDPAYAGLVVHVLDASRAVTTTADILADPTGVQERIRAEYDALRERHGKREVRLIPLETARQRAHRLSPALPPAPREPGRQIIEQPLVGLLDYIDWTPFFIAWEMKGIYPNILTDPLRGEQARTLFNDAQALLRRVIDEGLLTARGVIGLWPAERRGDDIVVGTGTHGIGLQDTLDHQTHEIAAGRETLPEVAVLHTLRQQRDQATPNGALADFIAYRGDHIGAFAVAIHGAEELARAFEAEHDDYNAILIKALADRLAEAFAEKLHRDVRVNHWGYAPDEALDNNDLIRERYDGIRPAPGYPSQPDHTEKRTLFSLLGAGDIGLELTESCAMTPAAAVSGLYFAHPEARYLAVGRIDRDQVEDYAARKGWSLEEAERWLGPLLAYDPAERAEAPNADESGGRSAEPPRPSEPQPFSRIAGGPQ, from the coding sequence ATGGACAGAGACATTCGCGCTGCGGCGCGTGAACGCATTCTGGTGCTGGACGGCGCGTGGGGCACCATGCTTCAACGGGCCAATCTGAACGAGGCCGATTTTCGGTTCGACGGGGCCGATCCGCTGCAGATGTACCGGGGCAATTTCGATCTGCTGCAACTGACCCGTCCGGACGTGATCCGCGACGTTCACCGCGCGTACTTCGAGGCAGGTGCGGACATCGCCAGCACAAACACCTTCAACAGCACCACCATTTCTCAGGCGGATTACGGGACAGAGGCTCTGGCCCGCGCCATGAACGAGGTAGGCGCACGGCTGGCCCGTGAGGTAGCCGATGAGTTCGAGGCCGCCGACGGCAGGCCACGCTGGGTGGCCGGAGCCATCGGACCGACCAACCGCACCGCAACCCTCTCTCCCGACGTGGAGAGGCCGGAATTCCGCAACGTGACCTTCGACGACTTGGTGGAAGCCTACGCCGCCGCCGCGGAGGGGCTGATCGCGGGCGGGGCCGATCTGCTGCTGCTGGAAACGGTGTTCGATACCCTGAACGCCAAGGCTGCGCTGTTCGCCTGTGAAGAGGCCTTTGCGCGCACTGGCAAGACGCTGCCGGTGATGCTTTCAGGGACCATTACCGACGCTTCCGGGCGCACGCTGAGCGGGCAGACCCCGGAAGCCTTCGCCATCAGCACGGCGCACGCCAATCTGTTCAGTCTGGGCCTGAACTGCGCTCTGGGGGCAGACCTGCTGCGCCCTCATCTGCGCTCGATCGCGGCGAACACCGAAACACTGGTCTCGGTCCATCCGAACGCGGGCCTGCCCAATGCCTTCGGCGAGTACGACGAGACCCCCGAACACACGGCGTCCATCCTGGCTGACTTCGCCCGCGAGGGCTTGGTCAACATCGTGGGTGGCTGCTGCGGCACCACGCCAGAGCACATTCGCGCCATTGCCAACGAGGTGGCGAACATCTCGCCCCGCAGTGCGCCGAAGTTGACGCCCCACCTGCGCCTGAGCGGCCTGGAAGCGCTCACGGTCACACCCGAGCTGAACTTCATCAACGTGGGCGAGCGCACCAACGTGACGGGCAGCCCACGCTTCAGCAAGGCCATTCTGGCCGGCGACTTCGAGACTGGTCTCAAGATCGCGCGGCAGCAGGTGGAGAACGGCGCGCAGATCGTGGACATCAACTTCGACGAGGGCATGCTGGACGGCGAGGCCGCGATGGTCAAATTCCTGAACCTGCTGGCCGGGGAACCGGACATCAGCCGTGTGCCGCTGATGCTGGACTCGTCCAAATGGGAGATCCTGGAAGCGGGCCTCAAGCGGGTGCAGGGCAAGTGCGTGGTCAACAGCATTTCCCTTAAGGACGGCGAAGCCAGGTTTCTGGAACGGGCGCGGCTGCTGCGGCGTTACGGAGCCGCCGCCGTGGTGATGGCCTTCGACGAGCAGGGGCAGGCCGACAACCTGGAACGCCGCAAGGAGATCACCTCCCGGGCCTACAGATTGCTGACCGAACAGGCCGATTTTCCGCCGCACGACATCATCTTCGATCCCAACGTGCTGACCGTGGCGACCGGGATCGAGGAGCATGACCGCTACGCGCTGGACTTCATCGAGGCGACGCGCTGGATCAAGGCTAACCTGCCTGGGGCGCTGGTGTCCGGGGGAATCAGCAACGTGTCCTTTTCCTTCCGGGGCAACAATCATGTGCGTGAGGCGATGCACTCGGTCTTCCTGTACCACGCCATTCGTGCCGGGCTGGACATGGGCATCGTGAATGCGGGGATGCTGGCCGTCTACGAGGACATCGAACCCGGGTTGCGCGAGGCGGTGGAGGACGTGATTCTGGTGCGCACACCCGCTTCAGGTGAACTCAGCGCCACCGAGAACCTGCTGGCCCTGGCCGAGAGCTACAAGGGCGTCAAGCGCGAGGCCGCCGCCCAGAGCGAATGGCGTGAGCGCCCGGTGGCCGAACGCCTGAAGCATGCGCTGATCTCGGGCATGACCGACTTTGTGGTGGAGGACGCGGAAGAGGCGTACCGCGAGCTGGGTTCGCCGCTCAAGGTGATCGAGGGGCCGCTGATGGACGGCATGAACGTCGTGGGCGACCTGTTTGGGGCCGGAAAGATGTTCCTGCCGCAGGTGGTCAAGTCCGCCCGCGTCATGAAGCGCGCCGTGGCCCACCTGACCCCATACATGGAGGCCGAGAAGCAGGAGGCCGGGGGCAAGGGCAAGGTGCTGCTGGCAACGGTCAAGGGCGACGTCCACGATATCGGCAAGAACATCGTGGGCGTGGTGCTGGCCTGCAACGGCTACCAAGTGACGGATCTGGGCGTCATGGTGCCCACTGAGAAGATTCTGGACGAGGCCGCCCGCCTGGGAGTGGATGTGATCGGCCTGAGCGGCCTGATCACCCCCAGCCTGGACGAGATGGTGGGCGTGGCCCGCGAGATGACGCGGCGGGGCGGCACGCTGCCACTGTTGATCGGCGGGGCCACCACCAGCCGGGCGCACACGGCGGTCAAGATCGACCCGGCCTACGCTGGGCTGGTGGTCCATGTGCTGGACGCCAGCCGCGCGGTGACCACCACCGCCGACATCCTGGCCGATCCGACGGGGGTGCAAGAACGCATCAGGGCCGAATACGACGCCCTACGCGAACGTCACGGCAAGCGTGAGGTCCGGCTGATTCCGCTTGAAACCGCCCGCCAGCGTGCCCACCGCCTCTCCCCCGCCCTGCCACCCGCGCCGCGCGAACCCGGCCGTCAGATCATCGAGCAGCCGCTGGTGGGCCTGCTGGATTACATCGACTGGACGCCTTTTTTCATCGCCTGGGAGATGAAGGGCATCTATCCCAACATCCTGACCGACCCGCTGCGCGGCGAGCAGGCCCGCACGCTGTTTAACGACGCGCAGGCCCTGCTGCGCCGCGTGATCGACGAAGGGTTGCTGACAGCCAGAGGAGTGATTGGGCTGTGGCCAGCCGAACGGCGCGGGGACGACATCGTGGTGGGCACGGGAACGCACGGTATCGGCCTGCAGGACACGCTGGATCACCAGACCCACGAGATCGCGGCGGGGCGCGAAACGCTGCCAGAGGTAGCCGTGCTGCACACCCTGCGCCAGCAGCGCGACCAGGCCACCCCGAACGGGGCGCTGGCCGACTTCATCGCCTACCGCGGCGATCACATCGGGGCCTTTGCTGTCGCCATTCACGGTGCCGAGGAACTGGCCCGCGCCTTTGAGGCCGAACACGACGACTACAACGCCATTCTGATCAAGGCGCTGGCGGACCGGCTGGCCGAGGCCTTCGCGGAAAAACTGCACCGCGACGTGCGGGTCAACCACTGGGGTTACGCGCCGGACGAGGCGCTGGACAACAACGACCTGATCCGCGAGCGCTATGACGGTATCCGTCCCGCGCCGGGCTACCCATCCCAGCCAGATCACACCGAGAAACGCACCCTGTTCTCGCTGCTGGGGGCCGGAGACATTGGTCTGGAACTGACCGAATCCTGCGCCATGACCCCTGCCGCCGCCGTCTCGGGCCTGTATTTTGCCCATCCGGAAGCGCGGTATCTGGCCGTGGGCCGCATTGACCGGGATCAGGTGGAGGATTACGCTGCCAGAAAAGGCTGGAGCCTGGAGGAGGCCGAGCGCTGGCTGGGGCCATTGCTGGCCTATGACCCGGCAGAGCGGGCTGAAGCCCCCAACGCCGATGAGTCCGGCGGCAGGAGTGCCGAGCCCCCCAGACCTTCAGAGCCTCAGCCCTTCAGTCGCATCGCCGGCGGCCCGCAGTGA
- the lepB gene encoding signal peptidase I → MTRLQSTAPTTLQKVWKDFLEPIVFAVVITQFVATLVGVDGVSMMPNLRDRERVFVPKYETWLHKAGVGDFSRGDIVIFKPPREAADKIGNLNKNFLGLWNYRPFLIKRVIGLPGDKIRVEGGEVFVNDVKLDSGWTTDYWRQQGCWDAQSELANNATSSRAGVMPDQAEITVPPAHYFVMGDNRTANGSEDSRLFGPVPRRDVAGRAAAVVWPIMRKTNASYDCASERVGELSGPNVLNWRVLNRPEAFDTLKSELAK, encoded by the coding sequence ATGACCAGACTCCAGTCCACCGCCCCCACCACCCTTCAGAAAGTGTGGAAGGATTTCCTAGAACCCATTGTCTTCGCTGTGGTGATCACGCAGTTTGTGGCGACACTGGTGGGCGTGGACGGCGTGAGCATGATGCCCAACCTGCGCGACCGCGAAAGAGTCTTCGTACCCAAGTACGAGACGTGGCTGCACAAGGCGGGCGTGGGCGATTTCAGCCGGGGCGACATCGTGATCTTTAAGCCGCCACGTGAGGCCGCCGACAAGATCGGCAACCTGAACAAGAACTTCTTGGGTCTGTGGAACTATCGCCCGTTCCTGATCAAGCGCGTGATCGGACTGCCCGGTGACAAGATCAGGGTGGAAGGCGGCGAGGTCTTCGTCAACGACGTCAAGCTGGATTCCGGCTGGACCACCGATTACTGGCGGCAGCAGGGCTGCTGGGACGCCCAGAGCGAACTAGCGAACAACGCCACCTCCAGCCGTGCGGGTGTGATGCCCGATCAGGCCGAGATCACGGTGCCCCCCGCACACTATTTCGTGATGGGCGACAACCGCACCGCCAACGGCTCGGAGGACTCACGCCTGTTCGGCCCAGTCCCTAGGCGTGACGTGGCCGGACGCGCCGCCGCCGTGGTCTGGCCGATCATGCGGAAGACCAACGCCAGCTACGACTGCGCCAGCGAACGCGTCGGCGAACTGAGCGGCCCGAACGTGCTGAACTGGCGCGTGCTGAACCGTCCCGAGGCCTTCGATACCCTGAAGAGTGAGTTGGCGAAATAG